From Candidatus Manganitrophus morganii, the proteins below share one genomic window:
- the cobT gene encoding nicotinate-nucleotide--dimethylbenzimidazole phosphoribosyltransferase produces the protein MKKLQLVIGRIKPLEESGRLLAQKRLNSLTKPLGSLGRLEELAAWYIQVTGKIPSPPLKKVICVFAGDHGVVEEKVSVYPKAVTAQMVYNFLHGGAAISVLAKQAGADVRVIDIGVDHPFGKLPGLIDRKIDRGTRNMRLGRAMSRRQALSAIAVGCDLAEEEARRGTNLLGTGEMGIGNTTPSSAITALLTGSPVEAVTGRGTGIDEPTLRLKRTVIEEALRVNRPNPEDPIDILAKVGGYEIAGIVGLLLGAAANRIPVIVDGFISTAAALIAVAIAPEVNGYLVAAHRSAESGHRIALDKLGLVPLLDLNMRLGEGTGAALGMGLVESAVRILTEMATFDEAGVSGPERKR, from the coding sequence ATGAAAAAGCTGCAGTTAGTTATCGGCCGGATTAAGCCGCTGGAAGAATCGGGACGCCTTCTTGCTCAGAAGCGTCTCAACAGCCTGACCAAGCCGCTCGGCAGCCTCGGCCGCTTGGAGGAGTTGGCGGCCTGGTATATCCAGGTGACCGGAAAGATTCCTTCACCGCCGTTGAAGAAAGTCATTTGCGTCTTCGCCGGCGATCACGGGGTGGTGGAGGAGAAGGTCAGCGTCTATCCCAAGGCGGTCACGGCGCAGATGGTTTACAACTTCCTTCACGGCGGGGCCGCGATCAGCGTCCTCGCGAAGCAGGCGGGGGCCGACGTCCGCGTGATCGACATCGGGGTCGACCACCCCTTTGGGAAATTGCCGGGATTGATCGATCGAAAGATCGATCGGGGAACCCGGAACATGAGACTCGGGCGCGCCATGTCCCGGAGACAGGCGCTGTCGGCGATCGCCGTCGGATGCGACCTGGCGGAAGAAGAGGCCCGTCGCGGCACGAATCTATTGGGGACCGGCGAGATGGGAATCGGCAATACCACTCCCAGCAGCGCCATCACAGCCCTCTTGACCGGCTCGCCGGTGGAGGCGGTGACCGGACGGGGCACCGGGATCGACGAGCCGACGCTCCGTTTGAAGCGGACCGTCATCGAGGAGGCGCTTCGGGTCAACCGGCCGAATCCGGAAGATCCGATCGATATTCTCGCCAAGGTCGGCGGGTACGAAATCGCCGGAATCGTCGGCTTGCTCCTTGGCGCGGCGGCAAATCGAATCCCGGTGATCGTCGATGGCTTTATCTCCACCGCCGCGGCCTTGATCGCCGTGGCCATTGCGCCGGAGGTCAACGGATATCTCGTCGCCGCCCATCGCTCGGCGGAGTCGGGCCACCGGATCGCGTTAGACAAGCTGGGACTCGTTCCACTCTTGGATTTGAACATGCGGCTGGGCGAAGGGACCGGCGCGGCGTTGGGAATGGGATTGGTCGAGAGCGCCGTTCGCATTCTCACCGAGATGGCGACCTTCGATGAGGCGGGTGTCTCCGGTCCGGAGCGGAAACGATGA
- the cobS gene encoding adenosylcobinamide-GDP ribazoletransferase: MRSFFTAIGTLTIVPCHHSMIATERDLGRSVLFFPVVGLAIGVFLMGLAQLLGLILTPVLSAALLLLALVLITGGLHLDGLADLCDGLAAGGGRERILSVMKDPHIGAFGMIGLGVVLILKYALFGEMIRRGWLTAFLLMGLLSRWAMVLASFFGRYARESGTAQPFIGRISRFQCAGATLMTLAGAFLISKGIGLIAVSLVFLSVLVFNRFLESRIGGWTGDALGALSEMVEVGVLLFISAV; encoded by the coding sequence ATGAGAAGCTTCTTCACCGCGATCGGCACCCTCACCATCGTCCCATGCCATCATTCAATGATCGCCACCGAGCGCGACCTCGGCCGCTCGGTCCTCTTTTTCCCGGTAGTGGGATTGGCGATCGGCGTTTTCTTGATGGGGCTCGCCCAACTCCTGGGACTGATTCTCACGCCGGTCCTCTCGGCGGCCCTGCTCCTTCTCGCTTTGGTTTTGATCACCGGCGGGCTCCATCTCGATGGATTGGCCGACCTCTGCGACGGCCTGGCCGCGGGCGGGGGCCGGGAGCGAATTCTCTCCGTGATGAAGGACCCACATATCGGCGCGTTCGGCATGATCGGTTTGGGGGTGGTCTTGATCTTGAAATATGCTCTCTTTGGTGAGATGATTCGTAGGGGGTGGCTGACCGCGTTTCTCCTGATGGGGCTCCTCAGCCGGTGGGCGATGGTCCTGGCGAGTTTTTTCGGGAGGTATGCCAGAGAGAGCGGGACGGCGCAGCCCTTCATCGGGCGGATCAGCCGGTTCCAATGCGCCGGGGCGACTCTGATGACTCTCGCGGGCGCGTTTCTGATTTCAAAGGGAATCGGATTGATTGCCGTATCGCTCGTCTTTTTATCGGTTTTGGTTTTTAATCGATTTCTCGAATCAAGGATCGGCGGCTGGACGGGGGACGCGCTCGGGGCGCTCTCGGAGATGGTAGAAGTGGGGGTGCTCCTCTTCATCAGCGCAGTTTAG
- a CDS encoding cob(I)yrinic acid a,c-diamide adenosyltransferase — protein sequence MPRITKVYTRTGDDGSTGLGSRRRVPKDSARISSYGTVDELNSQIGVAMAAGLDTVLMKALAGIQNDLFHLGSDLCIPEEDKVKMNVPKIEQRHIDALEELMDRLSEALTPLENFVLPGGTPGAAQLHVARTVCRRAEREVIALRRVEAVGPFTVPYLNRLSDALFVMARYENKKRGIADLLWDSRA from the coding sequence ATGCCGCGAATTACAAAGGTCTACACGCGAACCGGAGATGATGGGAGCACCGGGCTCGGCAGCCGGCGGCGGGTCCCGAAGGACTCCGCGCGGATTTCATCGTATGGCACGGTCGATGAGCTCAATTCCCAGATCGGCGTCGCCATGGCCGCCGGGCTCGACACGGTCCTGATGAAGGCCTTGGCCGGGATTCAGAACGATCTTTTCCACCTCGGCTCCGACCTCTGCATTCCGGAAGAAGATAAGGTGAAGATGAATGTGCCGAAGATCGAGCAGCGCCACATCGACGCGCTTGAAGAGTTGATGGACCGTCTTTCGGAAGCGCTTACGCCGCTCGAAAATTTCGTTCTTCCGGGCGGTACGCCCGGCGCGGCGCAGCTTCATGTCGCCCGGACCGTCTGCCGCCGGGCGGAGCGGGAGGTGATCGCCCTCCGGCGGGTCGAAGCGGTCGGCCCCTTTACGGTCCCCTATCTGAATCGCCTCTCCGATGCGCTCTTCGTCATGGCGCGATACGAGAACAAAAAGCGGGGGATCGCCGATCTGTTGTGGGACAGCCGGGCGTGA
- a CDS encoding adenine nucleotide alpha hydrolase, whose translation MKKKTWLSWSSGKDSAWSLFRLRQQPDIEVTGLVTTVNERHQRVAMHAVRLSLLQAQAEAAGLPLHVVPIPSPCSNEAYEAAMRRLIEEAKQEGVTQMAFGDLFLEDIRAYRERQLAGTGITPLFPLWQIPTDRLAQEMIAGGLSAVITCIDPRHLAPTFAGRTFNASFLDDLPKEVDPCGERGEFHSFTVAGPMFRHPLSVTVGEVVTRDGFVFADLLPAAEAVR comes from the coding sequence ATGAAGAAAAAAACCTGGCTTTCCTGGAGCAGCGGCAAGGACAGCGCTTGGTCGCTCTTTCGTCTCAGGCAGCAGCCCGATATCGAGGTGACCGGACTGGTCACGACAGTGAACGAGCGGCATCAGCGGGTGGCGATGCATGCGGTCCGGTTGAGCCTCCTTCAGGCGCAGGCCGAAGCGGCGGGGCTTCCCCTTCACGTCGTGCCGATCCCTTCTCCATGCAGCAACGAGGCATACGAGGCCGCGATGCGCCGGCTCATCGAAGAAGCGAAGCAGGAGGGGGTGACGCAGATGGCCTTCGGCGATCTTTTTCTGGAAGACATCCGAGCGTACCGGGAGCGGCAGCTTGCCGGCACCGGGATCACGCCGCTCTTCCCCCTCTGGCAGATCCCGACCGACCGCCTCGCCCAAGAGATGATCGCCGGGGGTCTGTCTGCCGTCATCACCTGCATCGATCCGCGGCATCTTGCGCCGACCTTCGCCGGGCGAACGTTCAACGCATCCTTCCTGGATGACCTCCCGAAAGAGGTCGATCCGTGTGGGGAGCGGGGGGAGTTCCATAGCTTTACGGTCGCGGGGCCGATGTTCCGCCATCCGCTCTCCGTCACGGTTGGCGAGGTCGTCACGCGGGACGGGTTTGTTTTTGCCGATCTCTTGCCGGCGGCGGAGGCGGTCCGATGA
- a CDS encoding ABC transporter substrate-binding protein, producing MRTVRPVLWILALFLLFADHSLGVAAEETVPPKKPQRIVSLTLGTDEILFSLVDPKRIAAVTYLAADPGISHVAEAAKGVPNKIRANMEQVVALQPDLVFVATYTSMDVVKQLNEARLPVVKLELFSSIEGIKRNILTVGQVVGESRRAEEIVAEMDRKLKAIAERVAAAPRRPGILFYTPTGVVAGKETTFDEIATLIGARNQAGEAGLVGHQKMSVERLIQLDPEIVIVSEWNPEEDDFYQKLMAHPELGHLSAIRNRRVYSISEKHLSTVSHYIVDGIEQMTRIIHPEGSGSAAMNKEGGRSR from the coding sequence ATGAGAACGGTCCGGCCCGTCCTTTGGATTCTGGCGCTCTTTCTTCTTTTCGCCGATCACTCCCTGGGGGTTGCGGCAGAGGAGACCGTTCCCCCCAAGAAACCGCAGCGGATCGTCTCGTTGACGCTCGGCACCGATGAAATTCTCTTCTCCCTGGTCGATCCGAAGCGGATCGCGGCGGTGACCTACCTTGCGGCCGATCCGGGGATCTCTCATGTGGCCGAGGCGGCGAAGGGTGTGCCGAACAAAATCCGGGCGAACATGGAACAGGTGGTGGCGTTGCAGCCCGATCTGGTTTTTGTGGCGACCTACACCTCGATGGATGTCGTGAAGCAGTTGAACGAAGCGCGGCTTCCGGTGGTCAAGCTGGAACTCTTTTCCTCCATCGAGGGGATCAAGCGGAACATCCTGACGGTCGGACAGGTGGTTGGAGAATCGCGGCGGGCGGAGGAGATTGTCGCCGAAATGGATCGGAAGCTTAAGGCGATTGCAGAGCGTGTGGCGGCGGCTCCGCGGCGGCCGGGGATTCTTTTCTATACTCCGACCGGCGTGGTGGCCGGCAAGGAGACCACTTTCGATGAGATCGCTACATTGATCGGCGCAAGGAATCAGGCGGGGGAGGCGGGACTGGTCGGGCATCAGAAGATGTCGGTCGAGAGGTTGATCCAGCTTGATCCGGAGATCGTCATCGTGAGCGAGTGGAATCCGGAGGAGGACGATTTCTATCAAAAGCTGATGGCCCATCCGGAATTGGGGCATCTTTCGGCGATTCGGAACCGGCGGGTCTATTCCATTTCAGAGAAGCATCTTTCGACTGTCTCTCACTATATCGTCGACGGAATCGAGCAGATGACGCGGATCATCCATCCGGAGGGGTCCGGTTCGGCGGCGATGAACAAAGAGGGGGGGCGCTCCCGATGA
- a CDS encoding iron chelate uptake ABC transporter family permease subunit, with protein sequence MRPPSLALPLRRDFPSFWPKAGLLTLLFLLLTGSIVVATAVGSVAVPLPVVARLILNQLPFIHFTGWEASQEIIILTVRLPRVLLAALIGGGLAVSGAAMQGLFRNPMADPGVIGLSGGAALGAVIALGSGLAFHHHLILPAFAFAGAFGTVLLVYRIATRDGKTPVTTFLLSGMAVGIFMVSMMSLILSRLTSVAVVGEILFWLMGGLDARGWIHLKVAFVPILLGSAGLLFFARDLNLLALEGEEGAAALGMRVKSVQRILLLLSSLVTGASVAFTGTIAFVGLIIPHVVRLIIGPDHRILLPASFLAGGIFLVGADLLARTVISPEELRLGTITSLVGVPFFLYLLHKGIRDGGR encoded by the coding sequence ATGAGGCCTCCTTCGTTGGCCCTTCCGCTGCGGCGCGATTTCCCTTCCTTCTGGCCGAAGGCCGGTCTGCTGACCTTGCTCTTTCTCCTCCTAACCGGGAGTATCGTCGTCGCGACGGCGGTCGGATCGGTGGCGGTACCGCTTCCGGTGGTTGCGCGGCTGATTTTGAATCAACTTCCCTTTATTCATTTTACGGGGTGGGAGGCGTCGCAGGAGATCATCATCCTCACCGTCCGGCTCCCGCGGGTGCTTCTGGCGGCGCTGATCGGCGGGGGGTTGGCGGTTTCGGGGGCGGCGATGCAGGGACTCTTCCGCAACCCGATGGCCGATCCGGGGGTGATCGGCCTCTCCGGAGGGGCGGCGCTCGGCGCGGTGATCGCGTTGGGATCGGGACTTGCCTTTCATCATCATCTCATCCTGCCGGCCTTCGCCTTCGCCGGCGCCTTCGGCACGGTTCTCCTGGTCTACCGGATCGCGACAAGGGACGGGAAGACGCCGGTCACCACCTTTCTCCTCTCCGGGATGGCGGTCGGGATCTTCATGGTGTCGATGATGTCGCTGATCCTTTCCAGGCTCACCTCGGTCGCCGTGGTCGGCGAGATCCTCTTTTGGTTGATGGGGGGGCTTGATGCGCGGGGGTGGATTCATTTGAAGGTGGCCTTTGTTCCGATCCTGCTGGGGAGCGCGGGCCTTCTCTTCTTCGCCCGCGATCTGAACCTCCTCGCCCTGGAGGGGGAAGAGGGAGCGGCGGCGCTTGGGATGCGGGTGAAGTCGGTCCAGCGAATCCTGCTGTTGCTCTCCTCGCTCGTCACCGGCGCCTCGGTCGCCTTCACCGGGACGATCGCCTTCGTCGGCCTGATCATCCCGCATGTCGTTCGACTGATCATCGGTCCCGACCACCGGATCTTGCTGCCGGCCTCGTTTCTGGCGGGGGGGATCTTTCTGGTCGGCGCCGATCTCTTGGCGCGTACCGTGATCTCGCCGGAGGAGCTTCGTTTGGGGACGATTACTTCGCTGGTCGGCGTTCCCTTTTTTCTCTACCTTCTTCATAAAGGGATTCGTGATGGCGGGCGCTGA
- a CDS encoding heme ABC transporter ATP-binding protein, producing MAGAETGGIEIQKVSLSRRGRPILHQIDLKIGGRELIGLIGPNGAGKSSLLKLLMKLLTPTDGAILLDAKDLSEWSHRALAQQVAYLPQSPSLDSAFPCREVVLMGRYAHLGRFERESSRDFEIAQEAMRRTATTALADRPVTELSGGELQRVLLARTLAQEASTLLLDEPTANLDPQHQLGVIELVVSLVEKGISVVMALHDLHLAARYCRRLILLHQGEVIADGAPGEVLTEQNLRRVYGIEAEVAIHPTLHYPVVTPLSIAPGR from the coding sequence ATGGCGGGCGCTGAGACGGGGGGGATCGAGATCCAAAAGGTTTCCCTTTCGAGGAGAGGAAGGCCGATCTTGCATCAGATCGACCTCAAGATCGGGGGCCGAGAGCTGATCGGCCTGATCGGTCCGAACGGCGCGGGAAAGTCGAGCCTGCTGAAGCTGCTGATGAAGCTCCTCACGCCGACCGACGGCGCGATCCTCCTCGACGCGAAAGATCTCAGTGAGTGGAGCCATCGGGCGCTTGCGCAGCAGGTCGCCTATCTCCCGCAGAGCCCGTCGCTCGATTCCGCTTTTCCCTGCCGGGAGGTGGTGCTGATGGGGCGGTATGCCCATCTCGGGCGGTTTGAGCGGGAATCTTCCCGCGACTTTGAAATTGCCCAAGAGGCGATGCGGCGGACGGCGACGACCGCTTTAGCAGATCGGCCGGTGACGGAGCTGTCGGGAGGAGAACTTCAACGGGTCCTGCTGGCCCGGACGCTGGCGCAGGAGGCGAGCACGCTTCTGCTCGATGAGCCGACGGCGAACCTCGACCCTCAGCATCAGCTCGGCGTGATCGAGCTGGTTGTCTCGCTCGTCGAAAAAGGAATTTCCGTTGTGATGGCGTTGCACGATCTTCACCTGGCGGCGCGTTATTGCCGGCGCTTGATCTTGCTTCATCAGGGGGAGGTGATTGCGGACGGTGCGCCGGGGGAGGTCCTGACGGAGCAGAATCTGCGGCGGGTCTACGGCATCGAGGCGGAGGTCGCGATTCATCCGACGCTTCACTATCCGGTGGTGACCCCCCTTTCGATCGCGCCGGGGAGGTGA
- a CDS encoding TonB family protein — MRSKIRLSLLLSLVFHVVLVLGLFSRADHDGREAEGLIVELVSLGQIASAPLRTGDSTGASDLLPQPAFPMGSDETFDSIEEEAQPPEPFFDPDAEAQSPPTFDQEEQEMSFPEESDRSFDPDLPPMEDVEESLSEERTETEPAFRRVAGIDRSKKESTGSTVPKGTGHGSPGDGAPQPTVGDAMPGGAAGAGGGQSGPRFVIPSAGQSNPKPHYPERARAEGREGTALLRVTVLATGKVGEALIEQSSGHTDLDRSAVEAVRKWTFLPARRGENPVTSSIRIPVIFALNHP; from the coding sequence ATGAGATCAAAGATTCGTCTTTCATTGCTCCTGTCCCTTGTGTTTCATGTTGTTTTGGTCCTGGGGCTCTTTTCGAGGGCCGATCACGACGGGAGAGAAGCAGAGGGTTTGATTGTCGAATTGGTCTCGCTCGGCCAGATAGCGTCGGCTCCCCTCCGCACCGGCGATTCGACCGGCGCATCCGATCTCCTCCCGCAGCCTGCTTTTCCGATGGGATCTGATGAGACCTTCGATTCGATAGAGGAGGAAGCGCAGCCGCCCGAGCCCTTCTTTGATCCGGACGCCGAAGCGCAATCTCCTCCCACGTTCGATCAGGAGGAGCAGGAGATGTCGTTCCCGGAGGAATCCGATCGTTCCTTCGATCCGGACCTTCCTCCCATGGAAGATGTTGAGGAATCCTTGTCCGAGGAGCGGACGGAAACAGAGCCGGCATTCAGGCGGGTGGCAGGGATCGATCGATCCAAAAAAGAATCGACCGGATCAACAGTGCCTAAGGGCACCGGCCATGGTTCCCCGGGAGACGGCGCGCCACAGCCGACCGTCGGTGATGCGATGCCCGGAGGAGCCGCGGGTGCCGGAGGAGGGCAGAGCGGTCCCCGCTTTGTCATTCCGAGCGCGGGACAATCCAATCCAAAGCCACACTATCCCGAGCGCGCACGGGCCGAGGGGAGGGAGGGAACGGCCCTTCTCCGGGTGACGGTTCTCGCAACCGGGAAAGTCGGCGAGGCGCTCATCGAGCAATCTTCAGGGCATACCGATCTCGACCGCTCGGCCGTCGAGGCGGTGAGGAAGTGGACTTTTCTCCCGGCCCGACGGGGGGAGAATCCGGTGACCTCATCCATCCGTATTCCTGTCATATTCGCGCTTAATCACCCTTAA
- the hemE gene encoding uroporphyrinogen decarboxylase produces MMRQAGRYMKEFREIRAKHSLLTVCKTPELAAEVTLQPIKRFDLDASIIFADILLPLEPMGLQLEFVKGEGPAIHNPVKDKKGVEALRPVEPEESLGYVMEAIRQVRRELKVPLIGFAGAPFTLASYMIEGGHSRNYLDTKRMMYGAPEVWDLLMTKLVRVLTDYLLAQVKAGAQALQVFDSWIGALSPDDYRRFVFPHMKALFTSLRSAGVPLIHFGTGTATLLELQKEAGGDVIGLDWRVNLDEGWKQLGYDVAVQGNLDPVVLFAPRAEIEKQVDEIIRRAAGRPGHIFNLGHGILPETPLESVDAVIERVHRKSAR; encoded by the coding sequence CTGATGCGCCAGGCGGGGCGCTACATGAAAGAATTTCGCGAGATCCGAGCGAAACATTCTCTCCTGACCGTCTGCAAAACGCCGGAGCTCGCCGCCGAAGTGACCCTTCAGCCGATCAAACGTTTCGATCTCGACGCGTCGATCATCTTCGCCGACATCCTCCTGCCGCTGGAGCCGATGGGGCTCCAGCTCGAATTCGTGAAGGGGGAAGGCCCCGCCATCCACAATCCGGTCAAAGATAAAAAGGGGGTCGAAGCGCTCCGGCCCGTCGAACCGGAAGAGAGTCTCGGCTACGTGATGGAGGCGATCCGGCAGGTTCGGCGCGAGCTCAAGGTGCCGTTGATCGGTTTTGCCGGCGCCCCATTCACCCTCGCAAGCTACATGATCGAAGGGGGCCATTCCCGGAACTACCTCGACACCAAGCGGATGATGTACGGCGCGCCGGAGGTCTGGGATCTCCTGATGACGAAGCTGGTCCGTGTTCTCACTGATTATCTGCTCGCCCAAGTTAAAGCGGGGGCGCAGGCGCTTCAGGTCTTTGACAGCTGGATCGGGGCCCTTTCACCCGACGACTACCGGCGCTTTGTCTTCCCCCACATGAAGGCCCTCTTCACTTCGCTTCGGAGCGCGGGGGTGCCGCTGATCCACTTCGGGACCGGCACCGCCACGTTGCTGGAGCTGCAGAAAGAGGCGGGGGGAGACGTGATCGGCCTCGACTGGCGGGTCAATTTGGATGAGGGATGGAAGCAGCTGGGGTACGATGTGGCTGTTCAAGGAAATCTCGATCCGGTCGTCCTCTTCGCGCCGCGGGCCGAAATCGAAAAGCAGGTGGATGAGATCATTCGCCGCGCCGCCGGCCGCCCCGGCCATATTTTTAATCTCGGCCACGGCATCCTTCCGGAGACCCCGCTTGAGAGCGTCGACGCGGTGATAGAGCGGGTCCATCGAAAGAGCGCGAGATGA
- the hemH gene encoding ferrochelatase, which yields MKKVPSEQVAVLLMAHGGPDSLDDVEPFLRHIMKDRVPSPEIVSQVRERYRLIGGKSPLLEITQQQAAALETELNKKSSRFRVYIGMRHWTPFIKEAVKQIIEDQSQQLIALSLAPQYSKLSVGAYIQALQTALADAGSDLPMTAVESWHNQPLLLDAFAKKVKEGLNGYPEAIRSTVPILFTAHSLPERVLTEGDPYPKELEGTVAGVVKRLGNVNSRFAYQSRGMSPGKWLGPEVDDVLNELTAQGEKNLLIVPVGFVCDHVEILYDIDILYKQTAESKGIELRRTESLNASPLFIQALAAVVHAHLPV from the coding sequence ATGAAGAAGGTTCCATCGGAGCAGGTGGCGGTCCTCTTGATGGCCCACGGCGGGCCCGATTCGCTCGACGATGTCGAGCCGTTTCTCCGCCACATCATGAAGGATCGGGTCCCCTCGCCCGAGATCGTCTCGCAGGTCCGGGAGCGGTATCGGCTGATCGGCGGGAAGTCGCCGCTCCTGGAGATCACGCAGCAGCAGGCCGCCGCCCTGGAGACGGAGCTGAACAAAAAGTCGTCCCGATTCCGCGTCTACATCGGGATGCGCCATTGGACCCCCTTTATCAAAGAGGCGGTCAAGCAGATCATTGAGGATCAGTCGCAACAGCTCATCGCCCTCAGCCTGGCCCCTCAATATTCCAAGCTGAGCGTCGGCGCCTATATCCAGGCGCTCCAGACGGCGCTCGCCGACGCCGGGAGCGACCTGCCGATGACGGCGGTGGAGAGCTGGCACAACCAGCCGCTGCTGCTCGATGCTTTCGCGAAGAAAGTAAAAGAGGGGCTGAACGGCTATCCGGAAGCGATTCGATCGACCGTTCCGATCCTCTTCACCGCTCACTCTCTTCCGGAGCGAGTTCTCACGGAGGGGGACCCCTATCCGAAGGAGTTGGAGGGAACGGTCGCCGGCGTGGTGAAACGGCTGGGAAACGTGAATTCCCGCTTTGCCTATCAGAGCCGCGGAATGTCGCCGGGAAAATGGCTGGGACCGGAGGTCGATGACGTCCTCAACGAGCTGACCGCCCAGGGAGAAAAAAATCTCCTGATCGTTCCGGTCGGATTCGTCTGCGACCATGTCGAGATCCTCTACGACATCGACATCCTCTACAAACAAACGGCGGAATCCAAAGGAATCGAACTCCGCCGGACCGAATCGCTCAACGCCTCCCCGCTCTTCATCCAGGCGCTCGCCGCCGTCGTCCACGCGCACCTGCCGGTGTAA
- a CDS encoding response regulator, with the protein MLITMGNASKINILLVDDHPENLLVLEAILESPAYHIVKALSGEEALRCLLNQPISLILLDVQMPGLNGFATARLIKERESAQHIPIIFMSAIHKAYEYVLKGYSAGGVDYLFTPFDPEIVRAKVTALVELFNRESQPKPLVDILHLNERRHRYRSLAEALPIIVWTALPDGPIDHINKEWRNYTGMTFDQSKGWRWAAALHPDDLQYCLDRLARAIRVGKDCDIECRLKRKDGSYRWHRLRTAPERNLKGKLMGWFGNAIDIHEQRQVEETERKKTKHSS; encoded by the coding sequence ATGTTAATCACTATGGGAAACGCCTCGAAAATAAATATCCTGCTTGTGGACGACCATCCGGAGAATTTGCTTGTCTTGGAAGCGATTCTGGAATCCCCCGCTTATCACATCGTGAAAGCGCTTTCCGGGGAGGAGGCACTGAGATGTCTTCTCAATCAGCCCATTTCACTGATCCTCCTCGATGTGCAGATGCCGGGCCTCAACGGATTCGCCACCGCGAGGCTGATCAAAGAACGGGAGTCGGCGCAGCACATCCCGATTATTTTCATGAGCGCCATCCATAAGGCCTACGAATACGTTTTAAAAGGCTACTCCGCCGGCGGAGTGGACTACCTCTTTACCCCGTTTGATCCGGAGATCGTCCGGGCAAAAGTGACCGCGCTGGTCGAGCTCTTCAACCGGGAGAGCCAACCCAAACCGCTGGTCGACATTCTCCATCTGAATGAACGGAGGCACCGTTACCGAAGCTTGGCGGAGGCGCTGCCGATCATTGTCTGGACGGCCTTGCCTGATGGTCCCATCGATCACATCAATAAAGAGTGGCGTAATTACACCGGGATGACGTTTGATCAGAGCAAAGGGTGGAGATGGGCGGCCGCCCTGCATCCGGACGATCTTCAATACTGTCTTGACAGACTGGCCCGAGCCATCCGCGTGGGGAAGGATTGTGATATCGAATGCCGGCTCAAAAGGAAGGATGGAAGCTACCGCTGGCATCGTCTCCGGACCGCCCCGGAGCGAAATCTCAAAGGCAAACTGATGGGGTGGTTTGGAAATGCAATCGACATCCACGAGCAAAGACAAGTAGAAGAGACAGAAAGAAAGAAAACGAAACACTCCTCCTGA